The following proteins are encoded in a genomic region of Ammospiza caudacuta isolate bAmmCau1 chromosome 3, bAmmCau1.pri, whole genome shotgun sequence:
- the PLN gene encoding cardiac phospholamban, whose product MEKVQHMTRSALRRASTIEVNPQARQRLQELFVNFCLILICLLLICIIVMLL is encoded by the coding sequence ATGGAGAAGGTCCAACACATGACCCGCTCCGCTCTGAGGAGAGCCTCAACTATTGAGGTCAACCCACAAGCAcgccaaaggctccaggagcTCTTTGTGAATTTCTGCCTGATTCTAATTTGCCTCTTGCTGATCTGTATCATAGTGATGCTTCTCTGA